The proteins below come from a single Chryseobacterium bernardetii genomic window:
- a CDS encoding DUF4280 domain-containing protein, whose protein sequence is MSEKHLVCQGAICKCNFGTTPDKLKVNTQSRRYINDKDGKQKLTATHVDIGSTFEKNTFGNCSKKNNTPCTAVVTQWSGYYDKIIIEDNGGMVLLEDSKATCPVGGTDCITIINHGQIAELGPQNMEKADLDVMKELCPVLSEPQRPKHSLTFNIRQDHGQDNSH, encoded by the coding sequence ATGAGTGAAAAACACTTGGTTTGTCAGGGTGCAATCTGTAAGTGCAATTTCGGTACAACACCCGATAAACTTAAAGTAAATACCCAGAGCAGACGTTATATTAACGATAAGGATGGCAAGCAGAAATTAACTGCCACCCATGTAGATATAGGTTCAACTTTTGAGAAAAATACGTTTGGGAACTGTTCTAAAAAGAATAATACTCCTTGTACAGCAGTGGTTACACAATGGAGTGGGTATTATGATAAAATAATTATTGAAGACAATGGAGGAATGGTTTTGCTGGAAGATAGCAAAGCCACCTGCCCGGTTGGTGGTACAGACTGTATTACAATTATTAATCATGGCCAGATTGCAGAATTGGGGCCTCAAAATATGGAAAAAGCAGACCTGGATGTGATGAAAGAGCTTTGCCCTGTACTTTCAGAGCCTCAGCGGCCAAAGCACTCTTTAACTTTTAATATAAGACAGGATCATGGCCAGGATAATAGTCACTAA